One stretch of Armatimonadota bacterium DNA includes these proteins:
- a CDS encoding ABC transporter ATP-binding protein: MSANEYVVRTKDVAKEFFMGDQSLRALDGVHLDIRRGEYISIMGPSGSGKSTLFNMIGGLDKPTEGSVFINDVDMAQLDAHELAYLRCRTIGYIFQSFNLIPVMTALENCTLPMIFAGTPTDEANEKGIGLLNMVGLGDRLFHKPTELSGGQQQRVAIARSFANDPAIILADEPTGNLDLKTGKEIILLLKELNKKRGVTIISATHDLKMLDISDRVVWIRDGKIERIEERADLDLKVGAIEGEEQ, translated from the coding sequence ATGTCCGCAAACGAATACGTAGTCAGGACCAAGGATGTCGCCAAGGAGTTCTTCATGGGCGACCAGTCCCTGCGCGCGCTCGACGGCGTGCATCTGGACATCCGCCGCGGAGAGTACATCTCCATTATGGGCCCGTCCGGTTCGGGGAAGTCCACGTTGTTCAACATGATCGGCGGTCTCGATAAGCCGACCGAAGGCTCGGTGTTCATCAACGACGTAGACATGGCCCAGCTCGACGCGCACGAACTCGCGTACCTCCGATGCCGCACCATCGGCTACATATTCCAGTCCTTCAACCTCATCCCGGTTATGACCGCGCTGGAGAACTGCACCCTGCCGATGATCTTCGCCGGCACTCCGACCGATGAGGCCAACGAAAAGGGCATCGGCCTGCTCAACATGGTCGGCCTCGGCGACCGGCTCTTCCACAAGCCGACCGAGCTCTCCGGCGGCCAGCAGCAGCGCGTCGCGATCGCCCGCTCATTCGCCAACGACCCCGCGATCATCCTAGCCGACGAGCCGACCGGCAACCTCGACCTCAAGACCGGCAAGGAGATCATCCTCCTTCTCAAGGAACTGAACAAGAAGAGGGGCGTCACGATCATCTCCGCCACCCACGACCTCAAGATGCTCGACATATCGGATCGGGTCGTGTGGATCCGTGACGGCAAGATCGAGCGCATCGAAGAGCGCGCCGACCTCGACCTCAAGGTCGGCGCGATCGAAGGCGAGGAGCAGTAG
- a CDS encoding FtsX-like permease family protein: MNKTTDSAQVGRQVQLPLRKAFEISLRSIRIRFWRSMITAGGIMLGIAFLASVLTTALIQAHMPDANMDARALQAAQNRQTWLVIMSLLVCTVGITNSMLMSVTERYKEIGTMKCLGALDSFVVELFILESGLLGVIASFIGWFVGSGIILLLALGSHGAAVFGKIGFLPILGTLGIAMAVGVGLTLVATIAPAIRAAKMPPAMALRVEI; this comes from the coding sequence ATGAACAAGACCACTGACAGTGCACAAGTAGGACGGCAGGTTCAACTGCCGCTCCGGAAGGCGTTCGAGATTAGCCTGCGGAGCATCAGGATTCGGTTCTGGCGCTCGATGATCACCGCCGGCGGCATCATGCTCGGGATCGCGTTCCTCGCCTCGGTACTCACTACGGCGTTGATCCAGGCGCACATGCCTGACGCCAACATGGATGCGAGGGCGCTCCAGGCCGCGCAGAACCGCCAGACGTGGCTGGTCATCATGTCGCTCCTCGTCTGCACCGTCGGCATCACGAACTCGATGCTGATGTCCGTCACGGAGCGCTACAAGGAGATCGGCACCATGAAGTGCCTCGGCGCGCTCGACTCGTTCGTTGTCGAGCTGTTCATCCTTGAATCGGGCCTGCTCGGGGTCATCGCGTCGTTCATCGGATGGTTCGTCGGCTCGGGCATCATATTGCTGCTGGCCCTCGGTAGCCACGGCGCGGCGGTGTTCGGCAAGATCGGCTTCCTGCCGATTCTGGGCACGCTCGGGATAGCGATGGCGGTGGGCGTCGGCCTGACGCTCGTCGCGACGATCGCGCCCGCCATCCGCGCGGCCAAGATGCCTCCCGCCATGGCCTTGCGAGTAGAAATCTAG
- a CDS encoding PqqD family protein — MGAFYSIVSQYLPFVRRKPVLDREKALKACPVRHPQVRFERNDDGEINLYLPRRKDRLSRALMFVLRAPPEKEIVLDEVGSDVWDLCDGVNSVEAIVTAVSKKYKITRRECETSIGAYLKTLGDRNLVGLRVSRRSLEEGKRGEPADKRPKTRKKQ; from the coding sequence ATGGGCGCCTTCTACAGCATAGTCTCGCAGTACCTTCCGTTCGTGCGCAGGAAGCCGGTCCTCGACCGTGAGAAGGCGCTGAAGGCGTGCCCGGTCAGGCATCCTCAGGTGCGCTTCGAGCGGAACGATGACGGGGAGATCAACCTGTATCTGCCGCGCCGGAAGGATCGCCTCTCCCGCGCGCTGATGTTTGTGCTCCGGGCGCCGCCCGAGAAGGAGATCGTGCTCGACGAGGTCGGCTCGGATGTCTGGGATCTGTGCGACGGAGTGAACAGCGTCGAAGCGATAGTCACCGCCGTCTCGAAGAAGTACAAGATTACGCGGAGGGAGTGCGAAACCTCCATCGGTGCATATCTGAAGACCCTGGGCGACCGCAATCTCGTGGGGCTGCGCGTTTCGCGGCGAAGTCTCGAAGAGGGCAAGCGGGGGGAACCGGCGGACAAGCGTCCAAAGACACGAAAGAAGCAATGA
- a CDS encoding peptide transporter — translation MAPEASGMEDVRERIEESTDTGEPTKFEDGFTIKTVIGAIFVVLFMLPGALYLGLVAGQDLGPAAQWVTIVLFAEVARRSFVPLKRQEIYILFYVAGALAHMSLGDRGISGGSFGGLIWQQYFVQSPQAQQIAHEIPRWVVPAPGSRALIERTFFDPAWAVPIMLLVVGEILGRLNWLGLGYILFRVTSDTERLPFPMAPVAASGATALAEAGSKEESWRWQVFSIGTMVGLVFGFFYLAVPIFTGVLLSKPLMLIPIPFIDFTRNTENILPGALTGLSGDLGNVLIGFVLPFEIMAGQIVTSIACQIFTNPILYRHGMLPTWRHGMGTIDTQISTSIDFWMSVGIGVGVAVAVIGIFSVIASARKASRAMKEKRTADYSIPEGRGDFPIALAVGAWLFASLGYITIAHRLVPAFPLLFLVGFGLFYSPLMSYVSARLIGLTGHGVGFPFVKEAVIIKSGYQKADIWFAPIPMYDMGWAAQRFREVELTGTKFTSILKAELFMLPIMLISSFMFWAFFWHTSPVPSPQFPFAQKFWPLHATMQSIWLTANKPGGANWFMKALKPDVAVYGGIATFALYGATAALKLPVLYFYGLASGVGMLPHAIIPRFGGALLGRYYFARRFGLENWRKYTPVLLAGFSCGMGLMGMSAIALALISKSVSYLPY, via the coding sequence TTGGCACCTGAAGCTAGCGGCATGGAAGACGTCAGGGAACGCATAGAGGAGTCGACTGACACGGGTGAACCGACGAAGTTCGAGGACGGGTTCACCATTAAGACGGTCATCGGCGCGATCTTCGTGGTGCTGTTCATGCTGCCCGGAGCGCTGTACCTCGGACTCGTCGCGGGGCAGGACCTCGGCCCGGCGGCTCAGTGGGTGACGATCGTGCTTTTCGCCGAAGTCGCTCGCCGCTCGTTCGTGCCGCTGAAGCGCCAGGAGATATACATCCTCTTCTACGTCGCCGGCGCGCTGGCTCACATGAGCCTGGGCGACAGGGGCATCTCAGGCGGGTCGTTCGGTGGGCTCATATGGCAGCAGTACTTCGTCCAGTCGCCTCAGGCCCAGCAGATCGCACACGAGATCCCGAGATGGGTCGTTCCCGCGCCCGGATCGCGCGCTCTCATCGAGCGGACCTTCTTCGACCCGGCGTGGGCCGTTCCCATCATGTTGCTCGTCGTCGGCGAGATCCTCGGCCGACTGAACTGGCTCGGCCTCGGGTACATACTCTTCCGTGTGACATCCGACACCGAGCGGCTCCCGTTCCCCATGGCTCCCGTCGCGGCGTCCGGGGCGACCGCTCTCGCCGAGGCAGGCTCGAAAGAGGAGTCCTGGCGCTGGCAGGTCTTCTCCATCGGCACCATGGTTGGCCTCGTCTTCGGGTTCTTCTATCTCGCGGTGCCGATATTCACCGGCGTACTGCTCAGCAAGCCTCTGATGCTGATACCTATTCCGTTCATAGATTTCACCCGCAACACAGAGAACATACTCCCGGGCGCGCTTACCGGCCTCAGCGGCGACCTGGGCAACGTATTGATCGGTTTCGTGCTTCCGTTCGAGATAATGGCGGGCCAGATTGTCACCTCTATTGCCTGCCAGATCTTCACGAACCCGATTCTGTACCGCCACGGGATGCTTCCGACATGGCGCCACGGCATGGGCACCATAGACACGCAGATATCCACCAGCATTGACTTCTGGATGAGCGTCGGGATCGGTGTCGGCGTCGCAGTTGCGGTGATCGGCATATTCAGCGTCATCGCCTCTGCCCGAAAGGCCAGCAGGGCGATGAAGGAGAAGCGCACTGCCGATTACTCGATCCCGGAAGGCCGCGGCGACTTCCCGATCGCTCTCGCGGTCGGCGCGTGGCTCTTCGCATCTCTCGGGTACATCACGATCGCGCACAGGCTCGTCCCGGCGTTCCCTCTGCTGTTCCTCGTCGGTTTCGGTCTCTTCTACTCGCCGCTGATGTCCTATGTCTCCGCCAGGCTGATCGGTCTCACCGGCCACGGTGTCGGCTTCCCGTTTGTGAAGGAGGCCGTCATCATCAAGAGCGGCTACCAGAAGGCGGATATCTGGTTCGCGCCGATCCCGATGTACGATATGGGCTGGGCCGCGCAGAGATTCCGCGAGGTCGAACTCACCGGCACGAAGTTTACCAGTATCCTGAAAGCAGAGTTGTTTATGCTCCCGATCATGCTGATCTCGAGCTTCATGTTCTGGGCGTTCTTCTGGCACACCAGCCCCGTCCCGTCGCCGCAGTTCCCGTTCGCTCAGAAGTTCTGGCCGCTTCACGCTACGATGCAGAGCATCTGGCTGACGGCCAACAAGCCCGGCGGGGCCAACTGGTTCATGAAGGCGCTCAAGCCCGATGTGGCCGTCTACGGCGGCATAGCGACTTTTGCTCTATACGGTGCGACGGCCGCCCTGAAACTGCCCGTGCTGTATTTCTACGGTCTGGCAAGCGGAGTGGGTATGCTGCCGCACGCGATAATCCCGAGATTCGGCGGCGCGCTCCTCGGACGCTACTACTTCGCGAGACGCTTCGGGCTCGAGAACTGGCGAAAATACACCCCCGTGCTCCTGGCGGGGTTCTCCTGCGGCATGGGACTGATGGGCATGAGCGCCATCGCCCTCGCCCTGATCTCTAAGTCGGTGTCGTACCTGCCTTACTAG
- a CDS encoding M28 family peptidase, which translates to MTNRRVTTLVFLACLLTATACAAPKPKVNPKLAKVYETLAAEVQASNLARTVELFAAKGSRIAGYPGCESAGDYIEQQFKQIGLTDVKREPFYATVPVDEGASLTVSGKSYRLHSMWPNLVRTTQLPREGIGGPMMYAGSGKLSEFDGYPVEGSVVLMEFNSGSEWLNAPRLGATAVVFIEPDTTMRGEAEAKFISIPISIPRFWISKADAASLQALCAKGMPRVKLTCDSKWKRLPTSNITGVIPGSDPKLRDQIIVIQAHYDSTSVVPSLAPGAESACGIASMLELARIYKKHPPARTVWFIATSGHFQSLQGMREYLELHLPELQKPGAGARLGAWFSRWIPGMKRRTVRKPPHIYLMAGLDLTSQTKGVGIFYKGYFYDFREDIQNKFSDIARVCRENSEAIGAVLGFDPAKAFADGVNPIAGKNWRNFIPGKIGLDAEAWTLAGARGISFVSTDDSRALVDTPFDTADKVNFANLAQQTRLLACLFSHILNDTNAPEVVDAPKFPITEPSIFSRMTLQGGFARLEGQTLILNLKEGFIPNSPVTGSLVVIRHVGLNKTLMGVRGNMIGMVDDKAKFSFPGAAPLTAYQGPARMTNVAAYKLDPSDGEITFSPDMGVFGADYYPTAVTVASGIKDIPIVLFKCKATSVFDLIDPQALRTLPMIDIYDGATNGRPRMYGYSLAVPEWQVSHVEDVAVIFTMPETRLKIVMAAGPAAVRLVLVNSTKEEPEGNGYLVGNGKAIINTSLKVAQDMWNLDEFRIRRLEKYRIINEGINELHGLAGGEIKLAESALAANQYSTFDAHSRAAWGYEARAYPDVQKTAKDVVNGVLFYLALLLPFAYFCERLFFAFPDLKRQIIGVFGIFLIIFMLFRYFHPAFDITMNPAIVFIAFIMLALSVMVTVLVANKFEEQLKALNRSMSGVHKVDIGRMSIAAAAFSLGISNMRRRKARTVLTCITLVLLTFTVLSFTSIVQTMRFNKVPAPGKPAYNGLMLRTAMWEPLQEPAVRLLKDEFGETRAVAPRAWFFGAFLGEQTFLTLKRNDKTYDAKGAVGASPEEDKVTGITKALVAGRWFNSQDTYSMVVPGAIAKALEITDEDVGKAKLTFSGVEYTVIGILDNAKVKAITDLDNETLTPVDFILMNKLTSQGKSMGEAGFREYTHLEPDTTFFVPYQTLINLGGEIRSIGIDFVTPDEVKTVLDKLMPRLGLNLYAGLGDRTYRYSSIATKSGKGFGTVFVPILIAALIVLNTMLGSVYERVKEIHIFSSLGLAPNHIAMLFIAEAMVYAILGAVAGYLIGQIASKLIYTFNLLEGLYLNFSSLSAVLSTLIVVAVVLLSTIYPARKASEVATPAIERSWKVPDPVGDVWQIMLPFAVTGEQAKGVTSFISEWFAAYEEYSVGDFVTQDVKTSLRECEHGAAHCVHCRAWLAPFDLGVSQYVTLETVPTSMEDVYEVHLTINRESGDISNWKRVNRRFLNTLRKQFLIWRTLRAEERDKYLSGSQADTAAVGAGRPAVEPGPAG; encoded by the coding sequence ATGACCAACCGTAGGGTTACCACACTCGTCTTCCTGGCATGTCTGCTGACTGCGACCGCGTGCGCGGCTCCCAAGCCCAAGGTTAACCCGAAGCTTGCGAAGGTCTACGAGACCCTCGCCGCCGAGGTGCAGGCGTCCAATCTCGCCCGCACCGTCGAGCTCTTCGCGGCCAAAGGCTCGCGGATCGCCGGCTACCCCGGATGCGAGTCCGCCGGCGACTACATCGAGCAGCAGTTCAAGCAGATCGGCCTCACGGACGTCAAGCGCGAGCCCTTCTACGCTACCGTGCCCGTGGACGAGGGCGCATCGCTTACCGTCAGCGGCAAGTCATACCGCCTCCACTCGATGTGGCCGAACCTCGTCCGCACCACCCAGCTTCCCCGCGAGGGCATCGGCGGCCCGATGATGTACGCCGGCTCCGGCAAGCTCTCTGAGTTCGACGGCTACCCGGTCGAGGGCAGCGTCGTCCTGATGGAGTTCAACTCCGGCTCGGAGTGGCTCAACGCCCCCAGGCTCGGCGCGACGGCAGTCGTCTTCATCGAGCCGGACACGACGATGCGCGGCGAGGCGGAGGCGAAGTTCATCTCGATCCCGATCTCGATCCCGCGCTTCTGGATCTCGAAGGCCGATGCGGCGTCCCTCCAGGCGCTCTGCGCGAAGGGCATGCCCAGGGTCAAGCTCACCTGCGACTCGAAGTGGAAGCGGCTTCCGACCAGCAACATCACCGGGGTCATCCCCGGCAGCGACCCGAAACTGCGCGATCAGATAATCGTTATCCAGGCCCACTACGACTCGACCTCCGTCGTCCCGAGCCTCGCCCCCGGCGCGGAGAGCGCGTGCGGCATCGCCTCGATGCTGGAGCTTGCCCGCATCTACAAAAAGCATCCGCCCGCCCGCACAGTCTGGTTCATTGCCACGAGCGGGCACTTCCAGAGCCTGCAGGGCATGCGCGAGTACCTGGAGCTTCACCTGCCCGAACTCCAGAAGCCCGGCGCGGGCGCGAGGCTCGGCGCGTGGTTCAGCCGATGGATCCCCGGCATGAAGCGTCGGACCGTCCGCAAGCCGCCGCACATCTACCTCATGGCGGGCCTCGATCTCACCAGTCAGACCAAGGGCGTCGGCATATTCTACAAGGGCTACTTCTACGACTTCCGCGAGGACATCCAGAACAAGTTTTCGGACATAGCGCGCGTCTGCCGCGAGAATTCCGAGGCGATCGGCGCCGTGCTCGGCTTCGACCCGGCGAAGGCGTTCGCGGACGGCGTGAACCCGATCGCCGGCAAGAACTGGCGCAACTTCATCCCCGGCAAGATCGGCCTCGATGCGGAGGCGTGGACTCTCGCGGGCGCGCGAGGCATATCGTTTGTCAGTACCGACGACTCACGCGCGCTCGTGGATACCCCGTTCGACACCGCGGACAAGGTGAACTTCGCCAACCTCGCCCAGCAGACCCGGCTGCTCGCGTGCCTCTTCAGCCACATTCTGAACGACACGAACGCGCCCGAGGTCGTGGACGCGCCGAAGTTCCCGATCACCGAGCCCTCGATCTTCTCGCGAATGACGCTTCAGGGAGGTTTCGCGCGGCTCGAGGGTCAGACGCTCATCCTGAACCTGAAGGAAGGCTTCATCCCGAACTCCCCCGTCACCGGCTCGCTCGTCGTCATCCGGCACGTCGGCCTGAACAAGACGCTGATGGGCGTCCGCGGCAATATGATCGGCATGGTGGACGACAAGGCGAAGTTCTCTTTCCCCGGCGCGGCGCCGCTTACCGCCTATCAGGGCCCGGCGCGCATGACGAACGTCGCCGCCTACAAGCTCGATCCGAGCGACGGTGAGATCACGTTCTCCCCGGATATGGGAGTGTTCGGTGCCGACTATTACCCGACTGCCGTGACGGTCGCCTCGGGCATCAAGGATATACCGATCGTCCTCTTCAAGTGCAAGGCGACCTCGGTCTTCGACCTCATTGACCCGCAGGCCCTTCGCACCTTGCCGATGATAGACATCTACGACGGCGCCACGAACGGCCGCCCGCGGATGTACGGCTACTCTCTGGCCGTGCCGGAGTGGCAGGTGTCACACGTGGAGGACGTGGCCGTCATCTTCACCATGCCGGAGACGCGCCTCAAGATCGTCATGGCGGCCGGCCCTGCGGCGGTCAGGCTCGTCCTCGTCAACTCCACCAAGGAGGAGCCGGAGGGCAACGGCTACCTCGTCGGCAACGGAAAGGCGATCATCAACACATCCTTGAAGGTCGCGCAGGACATGTGGAACCTCGACGAGTTCCGCATCCGGCGTCTTGAGAAGTACCGCATCATCAACGAGGGAATCAACGAGCTTCACGGCCTCGCGGGCGGGGAGATCAAGCTCGCGGAGTCGGCCCTCGCCGCGAACCAGTACTCGACGTTCGACGCTCACTCCAGGGCCGCGTGGGGCTATGAGGCTAGGGCGTACCCCGATGTCCAGAAGACCGCGAAGGACGTGGTCAACGGGGTGCTGTTCTACCTCGCGCTGCTCCTTCCGTTCGCCTACTTCTGCGAGAGGCTGTTCTTCGCGTTCCCGGACCTCAAGCGGCAGATCATCGGCGTGTTCGGCATCTTCCTGATCATCTTCATGCTGTTCCGGTACTTCCACCCCGCGTTCGACATCACGATGAACCCGGCGATCGTGTTCATCGCCTTCATCATGCTGGCCCTCAGCGTGATGGTCACGGTGCTGGTAGCTAACAAGTTCGAGGAGCAGTTGAAGGCGCTCAACCGCAGCATGAGCGGCGTGCACAAGGTTGACATAGGCCGTATGAGCATCGCCGCCGCGGCGTTCTCCCTAGGCATTTCGAACATGAGGCGCCGCAAGGCGAGGACCGTGCTGACCTGCATCACCCTGGTCCTCCTGACGTTCACCGTGCTCTCGTTCACCTCCATCGTCCAGACGATGCGCTTCAACAAGGTCCCCGCTCCCGGCAAGCCGGCATACAACGGGTTGATGCTCCGCACCGCAATGTGGGAGCCGCTCCAGGAACCGGCCGTCCGTCTGTTGAAGGACGAGTTCGGCGAGACCCGGGCGGTCGCTCCGAGAGCATGGTTCTTCGGGGCGTTCCTGGGAGAGCAGACCTTCCTCACCCTGAAGCGAAACGACAAGACCTACGACGCGAAGGGCGCGGTCGGCGCTTCTCCGGAAGAGGACAAGGTCACGGGTATTACCAAAGCGCTGGTCGCCGGTCGGTGGTTCAACAGCCAGGACACCTACTCGATGGTCGTTCCCGGCGCCATCGCAAAGGCGCTGGAGATAACCGACGAGGATGTCGGCAAGGCCAAGCTCACGTTCAGCGGGGTCGAGTACACGGTCATCGGGATTCTCGACAACGCGAAGGTCAAGGCGATTACCGACCTGGATAACGAGACGCTGACCCCGGTGGACTTCATCCTGATGAACAAGCTCACGTCTCAGGGCAAGTCAATGGGCGAGGCCGGCTTCCGCGAGTACACGCACCTCGAGCCGGATACCACGTTCTTCGTTCCGTATCAGACTCTGATCAACCTCGGTGGTGAGATCCGCTCGATCGGCATAGACTTCGTGACGCCTGACGAGGTCAAGACCGTTCTCGACAAACTGATGCCGAGGCTCGGCCTGAACCTCTACGCGGGGCTCGGCGACAGGACCTACCGTTACAGTTCGATCGCCACGAAGTCGGGCAAGGGGTTCGGCACGGTATTCGTGCCGATTCTGATTGCCGCGCTGATCGTCCTCAACACGATGCTCGGATCGGTCTACGAGCGCGTGAAGGAGATCCACATCTTCAGTTCGCTTGGTCTCGCGCCGAACCACATCGCCATGCTGTTTATCGCCGAAGCGATGGTCTACGCGATCCTCGGCGCCGTAGCCGGCTACCTGATCGGCCAGATCGCTTCTAAGCTGATATACACCTTCAACCTCTTGGAGGGCCTCTATCTCAACTTCAGCTCGCTGTCGGCGGTTCTCTCGACCCTGATCGTGGTTGCAGTCGTGTTGCTCTCGACGATCTACCCCGCAAGGAAGGCTTCCGAGGTCGCCACGCCGGCCATCGAGCGGAGTTGGAAGGTTCCGGACCCGGTCGGCGACGTCTGGCAGATAATGCTTCCGTTCGCGGTCACCGGCGAGCAGGCGAAGGGGGTCACGAGCTTCATCTCGGAGTGGTTCGCGGCCTATGAGGAGTACTCCGTAGGCGATTTCGTCACGCAGGATGTGAAGACCTCACTGCGCGAGTGCGAGCACGGCGCGGCCCACTGCGTCCACTGCCGAGCGTGGCTGGCTCCGTTCGATCTCGGCGTGAGCCAGTACGTCACTCTGGAGACGGTCCCCACCTCGATGGAGGACGTCTACGAGGTTCATCTGACAATCAACCGCGAGAGTGGTGACATATCGAACTGGAAACGGGTCAACCGCAGGTTCCTCAACACGCTCAGGAAGCAGTTCCTGATCTGGCGGACTCTGCGAGCCGAAGAGCGCGACAAGTACTTGTCGGGCTCACAGGCCGACACGGCGGCGGTCGGCGCCGGTCGTCCGGCCGTCGAGCCCGGCCCGGCGGGATAG
- a CDS encoding TonB-dependent receptor, with product MKKSRFLRIVVSAAFALQMVIGFSMPVYAGTTGIIAGTITDGATGEKLAGVNVIVEGTRLTTVTNSQGYFVITNVPPGDYTVSASLVGYSDSISEQVSVLMDVTATTDFAMETAVAEEETVIVSESRPMVRPDVVPTMYVVSSQQEKEILGQPSSRYQAPSIVLTQPGVVADADGYPHIRGGRVNQIGYMLDGIPITEPVTNGFGTNLMTLGMDKMEVYTGGYRPEYGNAISGVFNQVVKTGRTAPGVALEMTGGSNSYSCVFPEIGGGTTGGLEYYVGAYMQKSDLESMSYINQDNMDLIGKFAHPIGGRGALTFLTASGQGKYEMDTAHTWTYGTGGLVEIPEEQDFVNQSYVLHALTYNHTINSSSFFTLRPYYFRNAWKLDAISDDVGTWWDAESATTGLLFDYTNQLDDRHLLKVGGQWMKSENSYWVIVPPYGDYEYTANTDTLQTAWFIQDQMKLSSMMGLEAGLRYDRMKYDKVINDDTSESQVSPRLGLTYAMNGRTNLRASWGKMIQFVYTQAVERNYVNPDWIDWMGLDNADLQPERATQWDIGWESQVADNLAVSVTPFYREFDNMLQVISLDPTDPEGYPRAFENLGKGVSKGIEFQARKRMSDNWSGWLSYTYQSAKAQANNDRETITSDDMNYVDWDQRHTLVGVANFKGGDWMYSLMGEYGSGLRYNLATDTAPNCRRVGSHLTFNLNVGRKVSGGWLPQGTMNFSIANIFNSRAALDRDYDGAPSVKIPPRFVAASFTRQF from the coding sequence TTGAAAAAGAGCAGATTTCTTCGCATCGTCGTGTCCGCGGCGTTCGCGCTGCAGATGGTGATCGGTTTCAGCATGCCCGTTTACGCGGGCACCACCGGCATCATCGCGGGCACGATCACGGACGGCGCGACCGGCGAGAAACTCGCCGGCGTCAACGTTATCGTGGAGGGCACGAGACTGACGACAGTGACCAACTCGCAGGGTTACTTCGTCATCACGAACGTGCCGCCGGGCGACTACACCGTGTCAGCGAGCCTGGTCGGTTACTCCGACAGCATATCGGAGCAGGTTTCCGTGCTGATGGACGTGACCGCGACGACGGACTTCGCGATGGAGACGGCGGTCGCGGAGGAGGAGACGGTTATCGTCTCGGAGAGCAGGCCGATGGTCCGCCCGGACGTGGTGCCGACGATGTACGTCGTCAGCTCCCAGCAGGAGAAGGAGATCCTGGGCCAGCCCTCTAGCCGCTACCAGGCGCCTTCGATCGTCCTCACCCAGCCGGGCGTAGTGGCCGATGCCGACGGGTACCCGCACATCCGCGGCGGGCGCGTCAACCAGATCGGCTACATGCTGGACGGCATACCGATCACGGAGCCGGTCACCAACGGGTTCGGAACGAACCTAATGACCCTGGGGATGGACAAGATGGAGGTCTACACCGGCGGATACAGGCCGGAGTACGGCAACGCGATCAGCGGAGTCTTCAACCAGGTAGTGAAGACCGGCCGCACGGCCCCGGGGGTCGCGCTCGAGATGACCGGGGGCAGCAACTCATACTCCTGCGTGTTCCCTGAGATCGGCGGAGGCACGACCGGCGGACTCGAGTATTACGTCGGCGCATATATGCAGAAGAGCGACCTGGAGAGCATGTCCTACATCAACCAGGACAACATGGACCTGATCGGAAAGTTCGCCCACCCGATCGGCGGCAGGGGAGCCCTGACGTTCCTGACCGCGAGCGGCCAGGGCAAGTACGAGATGGACACCGCCCACACATGGACTTACGGGACCGGCGGGCTGGTGGAGATCCCGGAAGAGCAGGACTTCGTGAACCAGAGCTACGTGCTGCACGCCCTGACCTACAACCACACCATCAACTCGTCCTCGTTCTTCACACTGCGGCCGTACTACTTCCGCAACGCCTGGAAGCTGGACGCAATCTCGGACGACGTCGGGACGTGGTGGGACGCCGAGTCCGCAACTACGGGCCTGCTGTTCGACTACACGAACCAACTGGACGACAGACACCTGCTCAAGGTGGGCGGACAGTGGATGAAGAGCGAGAACAGCTACTGGGTGATCGTGCCGCCGTACGGCGACTACGAGTACACGGCCAACACTGACACTCTGCAGACAGCATGGTTCATCCAGGACCAGATGAAGCTGAGTTCCATGATGGGGCTCGAGGCCGGCCTGCGCTATGACCGGATGAAGTACGACAAGGTCATCAACGACGACACATCGGAGTCTCAGGTCAGCCCGAGGCTCGGCCTGACCTACGCGATGAACGGCAGGACCAACCTGCGGGCATCGTGGGGCAAGATGATCCAGTTCGTGTACACACAGGCCGTCGAGCGCAACTACGTCAACCCGGACTGGATTGACTGGATGGGTCTCGACAACGCCGACCTCCAGCCGGAGCGGGCGACTCAGTGGGACATCGGCTGGGAGAGCCAGGTGGCCGACAACCTGGCCGTCAGCGTGACCCCGTTCTACCGGGAGTTCGACAATATGCTGCAGGTGATCTCGCTCGATCCGACGGACCCGGAAGGGTATCCGAGGGCATTCGAGAACCTGGGCAAGGGAGTCAGCAAGGGGATCGAGTTCCAGGCCCGTAAGCGCATGAGCGACAACTGGTCGGGATGGCTCTCCTACACGTACCAGAGCGCCAAAGCCCAGGCGAACAACGACCGGGAGACGATCACCTCGGACGACATGAACTATGTGGACTGGGACCAGCGGCACACGCTCGTCGGAGTGGCGAACTTCAAGGGCGGCGACTGGATGTACAGCCTGATGGGCGAGTACGGCAGCGGCCTGCGGTACAACCTCGCCACCGATACAGCGCCGAACTGCCGACGCGTCGGCTCGCATCTCACCTTCAACCTGAACGTCGGGCGGAAGGTGTCGGGAGGCTGGCTGCCTCAGGGCACGATGAACTTCAGCATCGCGAACATATTCAACAGCCGCGCGGCCCTGGACCGGGACTACGACGGCGCTCCCAGCGTCAAGATACCCCCGAGATTCGTGGCCGCATCGTTCACCAGGCAGTTCTAG